One genomic segment of Stigmatella erecta includes these proteins:
- a CDS encoding phytoene desaturase family protein — translation MPEDWYDAVVVGAGFGGMATALELAQRGARVVLCEALNYPGGCASTFQRQGHGFEAGATLFSGLAEAQLFGQWIRRHGLAVEVDWLDPLVELRTPERVLRVYRDRPRFLEALCALPGAPAKGIQGFFAYQRQVADALWALFDEPALLPPLDVRALVRHAARVPRYVPLLRWLGRPLERVLEHFGLARFLPLRTYLNGLCQITVQCSAAEAETPIALAAMDYYWRGTGHVRGGVGRLGEALLEAFTRCGGEVRLANRVKALVPGPDGWRVMTRQGELRARHVAANVLPQGLLRLLDLPPGRLPRLDRLAGNVAEGWGAAMLYRVVRAPEGLGPSPCHLELIQDEALPFQEGNHLFVSASGAEDVGRAPEGFRTLTVSTHVPLRALRDRSPEEQARYVEGIQSRMREGLARLAPEWSEDVQKEMTASPRTFERFTRREGGAVGGVPRRAGLGHYRELGPRPVMKGLWLVGDSVFPGQSTLATALGGVRTAARIAASRSGR, via the coding sequence ATGCCCGAGGACTGGTACGACGCGGTGGTGGTGGGCGCGGGGTTCGGGGGCATGGCCACCGCGCTCGAGCTGGCGCAGCGGGGCGCGCGCGTGGTGCTGTGCGAGGCGCTCAACTACCCGGGAGGCTGCGCCAGCACGTTCCAGCGGCAGGGCCATGGCTTCGAGGCGGGGGCCACGCTGTTCTCCGGGCTGGCCGAGGCGCAGCTCTTTGGCCAGTGGATCCGCCGGCATGGGCTGGCGGTGGAAGTGGACTGGTTGGATCCGCTCGTGGAGCTGCGCACCCCGGAGCGGGTGCTGCGGGTGTACCGGGACCGCCCCCGCTTCCTGGAGGCGCTGTGTGCCTTGCCCGGAGCGCCCGCGAAGGGCATTCAGGGCTTCTTCGCGTACCAGCGCCAGGTGGCCGATGCCCTGTGGGCGCTGTTCGATGAGCCCGCGTTGCTGCCCCCGCTGGATGTTCGCGCGCTGGTGCGCCACGCGGCGCGGGTGCCCCGGTATGTGCCGCTCCTGCGCTGGTTGGGGCGGCCCCTGGAGCGGGTGCTGGAGCACTTCGGGCTGGCGCGGTTCCTGCCTTTGCGGACGTACCTGAACGGCCTGTGTCAGATCACCGTCCAGTGCAGCGCCGCCGAGGCGGAGACGCCCATTGCCCTGGCGGCCATGGACTATTACTGGCGGGGCACGGGACACGTGCGGGGCGGGGTGGGCCGTCTGGGCGAGGCGCTGCTGGAGGCCTTCACCCGCTGCGGGGGCGAGGTGCGGCTGGCCAACCGGGTCAAGGCGCTGGTGCCGGGGCCGGACGGGTGGCGGGTGATGACGCGCCAGGGCGAGCTGCGGGCCCGGCATGTGGCTGCCAACGTCCTGCCCCAGGGCCTGCTGCGCCTGCTGGACCTGCCGCCCGGGCGGCTGCCACGGCTGGACCGCCTGGCCGGGAACGTGGCGGAGGGGTGGGGCGCGGCCATGCTGTACCGGGTGGTTCGCGCGCCGGAGGGCCTGGGCCCTTCGCCCTGTCACCTGGAACTCATCCAGGACGAGGCCCTGCCGTTCCAGGAGGGCAACCACCTGTTCGTCTCCGCCAGCGGGGCAGAGGACGTGGGGCGTGCGCCCGAGGGGTTCCGCACGCTCACCGTGTCGACCCATGTCCCCCTGCGGGCGCTCCGGGACCGCTCTCCGGAGGAGCAGGCCCGCTACGTGGAGGGCATCCAGTCCCGGATGCGCGAGGGGCTCGCGCGGCTGGCACCGGAGTGGTCGGAGGACGTGCAGAAGGAAATGACGGCCTCGCCCCGCACCTTCGAGCGGTTCACGCGCAGGGAGGGCGGCGCCGTGGGCGGCGTGCCCCGGCGCGCGGGGCTGGGCCACTACCGCGAGCTGGGGCCCCGGCCGGTGATGAAGGGGCTCTGGCTCGTGGGGGATTCCGTCTTCCCGGGGCAGAGCACCCTGGCCACGGCGCTGGGCGGTGTCCGGACCGCGGCCCGCATCGCCGCCAGCCGCTCAGGGCGGTGA
- a CDS encoding metallophosphoesterase translates to MLVGRLILVTLLSLLGFVLLRWLWPGLVQGKRKWGFFGLLVLALAAYLVPMALGLGSHGDIPYIGGPLKLISTVWSVTVLIMVVVGLPVVFLRWLRERRRTQPLEGSDVSLERRDLLVNAGRAVPLLAVGTSAAGVVNGMAGFVVREVEVRLAHLPPALEGFRIGQITDVHVGPFITPGYLRGAVAAMNAANVHVQVMTGDLIDDLTQLDETMEALGEARAPHGMLAVLGNHEHFRGLGPIVRAYAGLQKRGVPVRLLVDSAHVFEHEGQRVRVVGVDYPLGRGMGARTSLMEASAEKAFQGTSPEEVVLCLTHHPSFFPYAAERGARLTLAGHTHGGQVAFFGMPLFWFVFEFMFGGYRKKDSYLYVSGGTGHWLPFRLGIPPEVTVLTLRGK, encoded by the coding sequence ATGCTCGTGGGAAGACTCATTCTCGTTACGTTGCTGAGCCTGTTGGGCTTCGTCCTGCTGCGCTGGCTGTGGCCGGGGCTGGTGCAGGGAAAGAGGAAGTGGGGGTTCTTCGGCCTCCTCGTCCTGGCCCTGGCGGCCTACCTGGTGCCCATGGCGCTCGGGCTTGGCTCGCATGGGGACATTCCGTACATCGGGGGGCCGCTGAAGCTGATCTCCACGGTGTGGAGCGTCACGGTGCTCATCATGGTGGTGGTGGGCCTGCCGGTCGTCTTTCTGCGCTGGCTGCGCGAGCGCCGCCGGACCCAGCCCCTGGAGGGCTCGGACGTGAGCCTGGAGCGCCGGGACTTGCTGGTGAACGCCGGGCGCGCCGTGCCCCTGCTGGCCGTGGGCACCAGCGCCGCCGGCGTGGTGAACGGCATGGCGGGCTTCGTGGTCCGCGAGGTGGAGGTGCGCCTGGCCCACCTGCCGCCCGCCCTGGAGGGCTTCCGCATCGGTCAAATCACCGACGTGCACGTGGGGCCCTTCATCACCCCGGGGTACCTGCGGGGGGCGGTGGCGGCGATGAACGCGGCGAACGTGCACGTGCAGGTGATGACGGGGGATTTGATCGACGATCTCACCCAGCTCGACGAGACGATGGAGGCGCTCGGCGAGGCCCGCGCGCCGCACGGCATGCTGGCGGTGCTCGGCAACCACGAGCACTTCCGGGGGCTGGGGCCCATCGTCCGGGCCTATGCGGGGCTGCAGAAGCGGGGCGTTCCGGTCCGGCTGCTCGTGGACTCGGCGCACGTGTTCGAGCACGAGGGCCAGCGCGTGCGGGTGGTGGGCGTGGACTACCCGCTGGGCCGGGGCATGGGGGCGCGCACCTCGCTCATGGAGGCCTCGGCGGAGAAGGCCTTCCAGGGCACCTCGCCCGAGGAGGTGGTGCTCTGCTTGACGCACCACCCCTCCTTCTTCCCCTATGCCGCCGAGCGCGGCGCCCGCCTCACGCTCGCGGGCCACACGCACGGGGGTCAGGTCGCCTTCTTTGGCATGCCGCTGTTCTGGTTCGTCTTCGAGTTCATGTTCGGGGGGTACCGGAAGAAGGACAGCTATCTGTACGTGTCCGGGGGCACGGGGCATTGGCTGCCGTTCCGGCTGGGGATTCCCCCCGAAGTGACGGTGCTCACGCTGCGCGGCAAGTAG
- a CDS encoding PaaI family thioesterase, translating to MNDTLKERLGLLGQHGYDRSLVGMEVLEAEGGRARVRLPVEAPVQNMGGALHGGAVATLVDVVGTLAIMTADRDGRPGVSTDLNVSWLAPAPGGSAVLVEATVLKSGRTLAFVQVDVRRETDGVLVAQGRMTKFLS from the coding sequence ATGAACGATACGTTGAAGGAGCGCTTGGGCCTGTTGGGCCAGCATGGGTATGACCGGTCCCTGGTGGGCATGGAGGTGTTGGAGGCCGAGGGGGGCCGCGCCCGGGTGCGGCTGCCCGTGGAGGCCCCCGTGCAGAACATGGGCGGCGCGCTGCACGGCGGGGCGGTGGCGACCCTGGTGGATGTGGTGGGGACGCTGGCCATCATGACGGCGGACCGGGACGGGCGCCCCGGGGTATCCACGGATCTCAACGTGTCCTGGCTCGCGCCGGCGCCCGGAGGCTCCGCCGTGCTGGTGGAGGCCACGGTGCTCAAGTCGGGGCGCACGCTGGCCTTTGTCCAGGTGGATGTCCGCCGGGAGACGGATGGGGTGCTGGTGGCCCAGGGCCGGATGACGAAGTTCTTGAGCTGA
- a CDS encoding SDR family NAD(P)-dependent oxidoreductase, translated as MKLSLTGRTALVTGSTAGIGLAAAVGLAREGAHVILNGRTEERVKRAREQVLESIPGAQVSGVAADFSSAKGAEAVTRAFPHVDVLVNNVGIFEPKPFEQIPDEDWFRFFETNVMSGVRLSRFYFPKMKALNWGRIVFVSSESAVQIPSEMIHYGMTKTAQVAVARGLAELTVGTGVTVNTVLPGPTSSEGVAQFVAELGKSQGIDAKQAERDFFTHARPTSLLKRFILPEEVANLIVYVCSPHASATNGASLRVDGGVVRAIL; from the coding sequence ATGAAGTTGAGTCTGACGGGGCGGACGGCGCTGGTAACGGGCTCGACCGCGGGCATCGGGCTGGCGGCGGCGGTGGGACTGGCGCGCGAGGGAGCGCACGTCATCCTGAATGGGCGCACCGAGGAGCGCGTGAAGCGCGCCCGGGAGCAGGTCCTCGAAAGCATTCCCGGCGCCCAGGTGTCCGGGGTGGCCGCGGACTTCTCCTCCGCCAAGGGGGCCGAGGCCGTGACGCGCGCGTTTCCCCACGTGGACGTGCTGGTGAACAACGTCGGCATCTTCGAGCCCAAGCCCTTCGAGCAGATCCCGGACGAGGACTGGTTTCGCTTCTTCGAGACGAACGTGATGAGCGGGGTGCGCCTGAGCCGCTTCTACTTCCCGAAGATGAAGGCCCTGAACTGGGGGCGCATCGTCTTCGTGTCGAGCGAGTCCGCGGTGCAGATCCCCTCGGAGATGATTCACTACGGGATGACGAAGACGGCGCAGGTGGCGGTGGCGCGCGGGCTGGCGGAGCTAACGGTGGGCACCGGGGTGACGGTGAACACGGTGCTGCCGGGGCCGACCTCCTCCGAGGGCGTGGCGCAGTTCGTGGCCGAGCTGGGCAAGTCCCAGGGAATCGACGCGAAGCAGGCCGAGCGGGACTTCTTCACCCACGCCCGGCCCACCTCCCTCCTCAAGCGCTTCATCCTCCCGGAGGAGGTGGCCAACCTCATCGTCTACGTGTGCAGCCCGCATGCCTCCGCCACCAACGGCGCCTCGCTGCGCGTGGACGGCGGCGTGGTGAGGGCCATCCTCTAA
- a CDS encoding jacalin-like lectin yields the protein MSYLDQPRINFSGQFQASPATINNTPNNYNPDNYNEDSLKPKNIELYWEPKGDSIFDLLKCTVTTIDAPGITSDSLLGSSVTALYTSSPPKLVDLDPMQQNGSEIWGMTVMIGTFGGAYVQGLFTPVAFNGIWGNSQGANTPHNSASGSAVYQSTLTNLKWNAGNSAVLQALQKASPNRLSIRMVVSAHNNGPQLYAFTPTTFQTMLGKGVPQSVLNQITSLQDYVMNLDADGKTPKPPGRGFIPTMSYVNNLLEQLLGQSAAQQYGPAILAATQQPYQPWTNSSGQPLSEQPLYEFNYGKLVGSIGPCLDDEPAFAVPARTLAPPPKGTTPAAWWAQAQLDLQGTTPSLTIDLANSLPVQMPGRPLWAEALGTLSLAYYTGSGDTKTYTTFVPSIDYAQPDFIDKRSGMLTVTNFGSVDPKSLANLPIALQSTTRVNGKSVTQTLLEENSEGLSMRADQFVFRMNPGMQTTPSFPLGETQTVNIYVRKFGRTDGTDQWKIQLNTLSPSAASEYTLGTLGTSGTNGINPNNISTPPGKLVLSSNLVAINGGKATVTLTGQDPGNPRGFIDGQVYFTSYTFSPEVTDYNQDPDDLVSVQIYQQNPISGTPSWTNGIRDILRQYGMLYPIMGRFQLWTYEGVVENRDKIQRVLGLDMSQPLHMPASRDLSAIRCNLILNWFQSGMPYGPIGPVGGPGAGWDNLPTVSGWGPMTSLLVRSGDIIDAIQPSYGSNSPSLQGGNGGNAASIDLTGDAIVSFSGFTGTYFGMEQVAQITFQTARGKTHGPFGTLHNVQNSRPFTLAAPAGSGIRSFFGTTVVHSGGTTYVASLGGNVQLL from the coding sequence ATGAGCTACCTCGACCAACCTCGCATCAACTTCTCCGGGCAGTTCCAGGCCTCGCCGGCCACCATCAACAACACGCCCAACAACTACAACCCGGACAACTACAACGAAGACTCGCTCAAGCCCAAGAACATCGAGCTCTACTGGGAGCCCAAGGGCGACAGCATCTTCGATCTGCTCAAGTGCACGGTGACCACCATCGATGCCCCCGGCATCACCAGCGACTCCCTGCTGGGGTCCTCGGTCACGGCCCTGTACACCAGCTCCCCGCCCAAGCTGGTGGACCTGGACCCCATGCAGCAGAACGGCAGTGAGATCTGGGGGATGACCGTCATGATTGGCACCTTCGGCGGTGCCTACGTCCAGGGGCTCTTCACCCCGGTGGCCTTCAATGGCATCTGGGGCAACTCGCAGGGCGCCAATACCCCACATAACTCCGCGAGCGGCTCCGCCGTCTACCAATCGACGCTCACCAACCTGAAATGGAATGCCGGCAACTCGGCGGTCCTCCAGGCGCTCCAGAAAGCATCGCCCAACCGCCTGTCCATTCGCATGGTGGTCAGCGCCCACAACAACGGCCCTCAGCTCTATGCCTTCACCCCAACGACGTTTCAGACGATGCTGGGCAAGGGGGTGCCCCAGAGTGTCCTCAACCAGATCACGAGTCTCCAGGACTACGTGATGAACCTCGATGCAGACGGAAAAACGCCCAAGCCTCCGGGGCGGGGCTTCATCCCGACGATGTCCTACGTCAACAACCTGCTCGAACAGCTCTTGGGACAGAGCGCCGCGCAGCAGTACGGTCCGGCAATCCTGGCCGCGACCCAGCAGCCCTACCAGCCCTGGACCAATAGCAGTGGGCAACCGCTGTCCGAGCAGCCGCTCTATGAGTTCAACTACGGCAAGCTCGTCGGTTCCATCGGCCCCTGTTTGGATGACGAGCCGGCCTTTGCCGTCCCGGCGCGCACCCTGGCGCCGCCGCCCAAGGGGACAACTCCCGCCGCTTGGTGGGCCCAGGCCCAGCTCGATCTCCAGGGCACCACGCCCTCGTTGACCATCGACCTCGCCAACTCATTGCCCGTCCAGATGCCGGGACGGCCGCTGTGGGCCGAGGCGCTCGGGACGTTGTCGCTCGCCTACTACACGGGCTCCGGAGACACCAAGACGTACACGACCTTCGTCCCCTCGATCGACTACGCCCAGCCGGACTTCATCGACAAGCGCTCCGGGATGTTGACCGTCACCAACTTCGGCTCCGTGGACCCGAAGAGCCTCGCGAACCTTCCAATCGCCCTGCAGAGCACCACGCGCGTCAACGGCAAGTCCGTGACCCAGACCCTGCTGGAGGAAAACTCCGAGGGTCTGAGCATGCGCGCGGATCAGTTCGTCTTCCGCATGAACCCGGGCATGCAGACCACGCCCAGCTTCCCGCTGGGGGAAACCCAGACCGTCAACATCTACGTGCGCAAGTTCGGCCGCACCGACGGGACGGACCAGTGGAAGATCCAGTTGAACACCCTGAGCCCGAGCGCGGCGTCCGAGTACACCCTTGGCACCCTGGGGACGTCGGGCACCAATGGCATCAACCCGAACAACATCTCCACGCCCCCGGGAAAGCTCGTCCTCTCCTCGAACCTCGTGGCGATCAACGGAGGCAAGGCCACCGTCACGCTCACCGGCCAGGATCCAGGCAATCCCCGCGGCTTCATCGACGGACAGGTCTACTTCACCTCCTACACGTTCTCCCCCGAGGTCACGGACTACAACCAGGACCCGGACGATCTCGTCAGCGTTCAGATCTATCAGCAGAATCCAATCTCGGGCACGCCCTCGTGGACCAACGGCATCCGGGACATCCTGCGGCAGTACGGCATGCTCTATCCCATCATGGGCCGCTTCCAGCTGTGGACCTATGAGGGGGTGGTGGAGAACCGCGACAAGATCCAACGGGTCCTCGGCCTGGACATGAGCCAGCCGCTGCACATGCCGGCGAGCCGTGATCTGTCGGCCATCCGCTGCAATCTCATCTTGAACTGGTTCCAGTCGGGCATGCCCTATGGCCCCATCGGTCCCGTGGGAGGACCGGGAGCGGGCTGGGACAACCTGCCCACGGTCAGCGGCTGGGGACCCATGACGAGCCTCCTGGTGCGCTCCGGCGACATCATCGACGCCATTCAGCCCAGCTATGGCTCCAACTCCCCGTCCCTCCAGGGAGGCAATGGCGGCAACGCGGCCTCGATCGATCTGACCGGCGACGCGATCGTGTCGTTCTCCGGTTTCACGGGCACATACTTCGGCATGGAGCAGGTGGCACAAATCACCTTCCAGACCGCGCGCGGGAAAACCCACGGCCCCTTCGGGACGCTGCATAACGTCCAGAACTCACGGCCCTTCACGCTCGCCGCACCGGCAGGCAGTGGGATCCGGTCGTTCTTCGGGACGACGGTGGTGCACTCCGGAGGGACGACGTACGTTGCCTCGCTCGGAGGCAACGTGCAGTTGCTCTGA